The following proteins come from a genomic window of Diorhabda sublineata isolate icDioSubl1.1 chromosome 7, icDioSubl1.1, whole genome shotgun sequence:
- the LOC130447145 gene encoding tropomodulin-1 isoform X5 has product MAETIEESYETEVRRKVVRTKFNIEETSTKTTKTTMTTPAKLYGKDLSVYDDVDVDELLDKLTAEEISMLAKEADPDDSCLPPSLRTSYECEKDPTGPLNRKKLIEHINKEAIETPDRPELEPYVPGTVRGKKWVPPPPPLKEQEAEEQIAVDLGDEYEQALTDASQEEIIDLAAILGFHSMMNQDQYHASLLNKGQPVGLGWDGITKASKPKLYPVDPPNMTDPDETVKKVQDDDSKFIDLNWNNIKNISDEKLDRLFEALCTNTHLETLSLVNVGLADRHVEKLARAIEENGTLRVINVETNFISPQGTVRLVKALLKKKTVEEFRATNQRSQVLGNKIEMEITQLIEKNPTILRLGLHLEYNDARHRIAKHLQRNIDTKRRLTRLGATSS; this is encoded by the exons ACGTCCACAAAAACCACCAAAACCACAATGACCACCCCTGCAAAATTATATGGAAAAGATTTGAGTGTTTACGACGATGTCGATGTGGACGAGCTATTGGATAAATTGACCGCAGAAGAAATTAGTATGTTAGCAAAAGAAGCAGATCCGGAT gatAGCTGTTTACCCCCTTCTTTAAGAACGAGTTATGAATGTGAAAAGGATCCTACAGGTCCTTTgaataggaaaaaattgatagaacATATTAATAAGGAAGCTATAGAAACTCCAGACAGGCCAGAATTGGAGCCGTACGTTCCAGGAACAGTTCGAGGGAAAAAA TGGGTACCACCGCCTCCGCCTTTGAAAGAACAAGAGGCCGAAGAACAAATTGCAGTCGATTTAGGAGACGAATATGAACAAGCATTAACAGATGCATCACAAGAAGAAATTATAGACTTAGCTG CCATCCTTGGTTTCCATTCGATGATGAATCAAGATCAGTATCATGCATCGCTTTTAAATAAAGGACAACCGGTCGGATTAGGTTGGGATGGTATTACAAAAGCTTCTAAACCTAAATTATACCCTGTTGACCCTCCAAATATGACAGACCCCGATGAAACAGTGAAAAAAGTACAAGATGACGACAGCAAATTCATCGATTTAAATTGGAACAACATCAAG AATATATCGGATGAAAAACTCGACAGATTATTCGAGGCTTTATGCACCAATACGCACCTCGAAACGTTATCATTAGTGAATGTCGGTTTGGCTGATAGACACGTGGAAAAATTGGCGAGGGCCATCGAAGAGAACGGTACTTTAAGGGTGATTAATGTAGAAACGAATTTCATATCACCCCAAGGTACCGTCAGATTGGTAAAGGCTCTGCTCAAGAAGAAGACTGTTGAAGAATTTAGAGCTACCAATCAG AGGTCGCAAGTTTTGGGTAACAAAATAGAAATGGAAATCACCCAACTTATCGAGAAAAACCCAACGATATTGAGGCTGGGGTTACATTTAGAGTACAACGACGCCAGACATCGTATCGCCAAACATTTACAAAGAAACATCGATACCA AAAGGCGTTTAACTAGGTTGGGAGCGACTAGTTCGTAA
- the LOC130447145 gene encoding tropomodulin-1 isoform X1 — MAETIEESYETEVRRKVVRTKFNIEETSTKTTKTTMTTPAKLYGKDLSVYDDVDVDELLDKLTAEEISMLAKEADPDDSCLPPSLRTSYECEKDPTGPLNRKKLIEHINKEAIETPDRPELEPYVPGTVRGKKWVPPPPPLKEQEAEEQIAVDLGDEYEQALTDASQEEIIDLAAILGFHSMMNQDQYHASLLNKGQPVGLGWDGITKASKPKLYPVDPPNMTDPDETVKKVQDDDSKFIDLNWNNIKNISDEKLDRLFEALCTNTHLETLSLVNVGLADRHVEKLARAIEENGTLRVINVETNFISPQGTVRLVKALLKKKTVEEFRATNQRSQVLGNKIEMEITQLIEKNPTILRLGLHLEYNDARHRIAKHLQRNIDTKRRRVMAKYQVTLGKKGNAMKIIRAD, encoded by the exons ACGTCCACAAAAACCACCAAAACCACAATGACCACCCCTGCAAAATTATATGGAAAAGATTTGAGTGTTTACGACGATGTCGATGTGGACGAGCTATTGGATAAATTGACCGCAGAAGAAATTAGTATGTTAGCAAAAGAAGCAGATCCGGAT gatAGCTGTTTACCCCCTTCTTTAAGAACGAGTTATGAATGTGAAAAGGATCCTACAGGTCCTTTgaataggaaaaaattgatagaacATATTAATAAGGAAGCTATAGAAACTCCAGACAGGCCAGAATTGGAGCCGTACGTTCCAGGAACAGTTCGAGGGAAAAAA TGGGTACCACCGCCTCCGCCTTTGAAAGAACAAGAGGCCGAAGAACAAATTGCAGTCGATTTAGGAGACGAATATGAACAAGCATTAACAGATGCATCACAAGAAGAAATTATAGACTTAGCTG CCATCCTTGGTTTCCATTCGATGATGAATCAAGATCAGTATCATGCATCGCTTTTAAATAAAGGACAACCGGTCGGATTAGGTTGGGATGGTATTACAAAAGCTTCTAAACCTAAATTATACCCTGTTGACCCTCCAAATATGACAGACCCCGATGAAACAGTGAAAAAAGTACAAGATGACGACAGCAAATTCATCGATTTAAATTGGAACAACATCAAG AATATATCGGATGAAAAACTCGACAGATTATTCGAGGCTTTATGCACCAATACGCACCTCGAAACGTTATCATTAGTGAATGTCGGTTTGGCTGATAGACACGTGGAAAAATTGGCGAGGGCCATCGAAGAGAACGGTACTTTAAGGGTGATTAATGTAGAAACGAATTTCATATCACCCCAAGGTACCGTCAGATTGGTAAAGGCTCTGCTCAAGAAGAAGACTGTTGAAGAATTTAGAGCTACCAATCAG AGGTCGCAAGTTTTGGGTAACAAAATAGAAATGGAAATCACCCAACTTATCGAGAAAAACCCAACGATATTGAGGCTGGGGTTACATTTAGAGTACAACGACGCCAGACATCGTATCGCCAAACATTTACAAAGAAACATCGATACCA AACGTCGTCGAGTGATGGCGAAATATCAAGTAACTTTAGGAAAAAAGGGAAACGCCATGAAAATTATCCGTGCTGATTAA
- the LOC130447145 gene encoding tropomodulin-1 isoform X3, whose product MAETIEESYETEVRRKVVRTKFNIEETSTKTTKTTMTTPAKLYGKDLSVYDDVDVDELLDKLTAEEISMLAKEADPDDSCLPPSLRTSYECEKDPTGPLNRKKLIEHINKEAIETPDRPELEPYVPGTVRGKKWVPPPPPLKEQEAEEQIAVDLGDEYEQALTDASQEEIIDLAAILGFHSMMNQDQYHASLLNKGQPVGLGWDGITKASKPKLYPVDPPNMTDPDETVKKVQDDDSKFIDLNWNNIKNISDEKLDRLFEALCTNTHLETLSLVNVGLADRHVEKLARAIEENGTLRVINVETNFISPQGTVRLVKALLKKKTVEEFRATNQRSQVLGNKIEMEITQLIEKNPTILRLGLHLEYNDARHRIAKHLQRNIDTTRRRRTGQLPRNYLVGYIA is encoded by the exons ACGTCCACAAAAACCACCAAAACCACAATGACCACCCCTGCAAAATTATATGGAAAAGATTTGAGTGTTTACGACGATGTCGATGTGGACGAGCTATTGGATAAATTGACCGCAGAAGAAATTAGTATGTTAGCAAAAGAAGCAGATCCGGAT gatAGCTGTTTACCCCCTTCTTTAAGAACGAGTTATGAATGTGAAAAGGATCCTACAGGTCCTTTgaataggaaaaaattgatagaacATATTAATAAGGAAGCTATAGAAACTCCAGACAGGCCAGAATTGGAGCCGTACGTTCCAGGAACAGTTCGAGGGAAAAAA TGGGTACCACCGCCTCCGCCTTTGAAAGAACAAGAGGCCGAAGAACAAATTGCAGTCGATTTAGGAGACGAATATGAACAAGCATTAACAGATGCATCACAAGAAGAAATTATAGACTTAGCTG CCATCCTTGGTTTCCATTCGATGATGAATCAAGATCAGTATCATGCATCGCTTTTAAATAAAGGACAACCGGTCGGATTAGGTTGGGATGGTATTACAAAAGCTTCTAAACCTAAATTATACCCTGTTGACCCTCCAAATATGACAGACCCCGATGAAACAGTGAAAAAAGTACAAGATGACGACAGCAAATTCATCGATTTAAATTGGAACAACATCAAG AATATATCGGATGAAAAACTCGACAGATTATTCGAGGCTTTATGCACCAATACGCACCTCGAAACGTTATCATTAGTGAATGTCGGTTTGGCTGATAGACACGTGGAAAAATTGGCGAGGGCCATCGAAGAGAACGGTACTTTAAGGGTGATTAATGTAGAAACGAATTTCATATCACCCCAAGGTACCGTCAGATTGGTAAAGGCTCTGCTCAAGAAGAAGACTGTTGAAGAATTTAGAGCTACCAATCAG AGGTCGCAAGTTTTGGGTAACAAAATAGAAATGGAAATCACCCAACTTATCGAGAAAAACCCAACGATATTGAGGCTGGGGTTACATTTAGAGTACAACGACGCCAGACATCGTATCGCCAAACATTTACAAAGAAACATCGATACCA ctcGCAGACGTCGTACTGGACAGTTGCCCAGAAACTATTTGGTAGGTTATATCGCTTAA
- the LOC130447145 gene encoding tropomodulin-1 isoform X2 produces MAETIEESYETEVRRKVVRTKFNIEETSTKTTKTTMTTPAKLYGKDLSVYDDVDVDELLDKLTAEEISMLAKEADPDDSCLPPSLRTSYECEKDPTGPLNRKKLIEHINKEAIETPDRPELEPYVPGTVRGKKWVPPPPPLKEQEAEEQIAVDLGDEYEQALTDASQEEIIDLAAILGFHSMMNQDQYHASLLNKGQPVGLGWDGITKASKPKLYPVDPPNMTDPDETVKKVQDDDSKFIDLNWNNIKNISDEKLDRLFEALCTNTHLETLSLVNVGLADRHVEKLARAIEENGTLRVINVETNFISPQGTVRLVKALLKKKTVEEFRATNQRSQVLGNKIEMEITQLIEKNPTILRLGLHLEYNDARHRIAKHLQRNIDTIRKDLKLRLQFRFFNHRKTPLIK; encoded by the exons ACGTCCACAAAAACCACCAAAACCACAATGACCACCCCTGCAAAATTATATGGAAAAGATTTGAGTGTTTACGACGATGTCGATGTGGACGAGCTATTGGATAAATTGACCGCAGAAGAAATTAGTATGTTAGCAAAAGAAGCAGATCCGGAT gatAGCTGTTTACCCCCTTCTTTAAGAACGAGTTATGAATGTGAAAAGGATCCTACAGGTCCTTTgaataggaaaaaattgatagaacATATTAATAAGGAAGCTATAGAAACTCCAGACAGGCCAGAATTGGAGCCGTACGTTCCAGGAACAGTTCGAGGGAAAAAA TGGGTACCACCGCCTCCGCCTTTGAAAGAACAAGAGGCCGAAGAACAAATTGCAGTCGATTTAGGAGACGAATATGAACAAGCATTAACAGATGCATCACAAGAAGAAATTATAGACTTAGCTG CCATCCTTGGTTTCCATTCGATGATGAATCAAGATCAGTATCATGCATCGCTTTTAAATAAAGGACAACCGGTCGGATTAGGTTGGGATGGTATTACAAAAGCTTCTAAACCTAAATTATACCCTGTTGACCCTCCAAATATGACAGACCCCGATGAAACAGTGAAAAAAGTACAAGATGACGACAGCAAATTCATCGATTTAAATTGGAACAACATCAAG AATATATCGGATGAAAAACTCGACAGATTATTCGAGGCTTTATGCACCAATACGCACCTCGAAACGTTATCATTAGTGAATGTCGGTTTGGCTGATAGACACGTGGAAAAATTGGCGAGGGCCATCGAAGAGAACGGTACTTTAAGGGTGATTAATGTAGAAACGAATTTCATATCACCCCAAGGTACCGTCAGATTGGTAAAGGCTCTGCTCAAGAAGAAGACTGTTGAAGAATTTAGAGCTACCAATCAG AGGTCGCAAGTTTTGGGTAACAAAATAGAAATGGAAATCACCCAACTTATCGAGAAAAACCCAACGATATTGAGGCTGGGGTTACATTTAGAGTACAACGACGCCAGACATCGTATCGCCAAACATTTACAAAGAAACATCGATACCA TACGAAAAGACTTGAAATTGCGACTGCAGTTCAGGTTTTTTAACCATAGAAAAACACCCTTAATTAAATAA
- the LOC130447145 gene encoding tropomodulin-1 isoform X4, protein MEFFQEWSSVRKTSTKTTKTTMTTPAKLYGKDLSVYDDVDVDELLDKLTAEEISMLAKEADPDDSCLPPSLRTSYECEKDPTGPLNRKKLIEHINKEAIETPDRPELEPYVPGTVRGKKWVPPPPPLKEQEAEEQIAVDLGDEYEQALTDASQEEIIDLAAILGFHSMMNQDQYHASLLNKGQPVGLGWDGITKASKPKLYPVDPPNMTDPDETVKKVQDDDSKFIDLNWNNIKNISDEKLDRLFEALCTNTHLETLSLVNVGLADRHVEKLARAIEENGTLRVINVETNFISPQGTVRLVKALLKKKTVEEFRATNQRSQVLGNKIEMEITQLIEKNPTILRLGLHLEYNDARHRIAKHLQRNIDTKRRRVMAKYQVTLGKKGNAMKIIRAD, encoded by the exons ACGTCCACAAAAACCACCAAAACCACAATGACCACCCCTGCAAAATTATATGGAAAAGATTTGAGTGTTTACGACGATGTCGATGTGGACGAGCTATTGGATAAATTGACCGCAGAAGAAATTAGTATGTTAGCAAAAGAAGCAGATCCGGAT gatAGCTGTTTACCCCCTTCTTTAAGAACGAGTTATGAATGTGAAAAGGATCCTACAGGTCCTTTgaataggaaaaaattgatagaacATATTAATAAGGAAGCTATAGAAACTCCAGACAGGCCAGAATTGGAGCCGTACGTTCCAGGAACAGTTCGAGGGAAAAAA TGGGTACCACCGCCTCCGCCTTTGAAAGAACAAGAGGCCGAAGAACAAATTGCAGTCGATTTAGGAGACGAATATGAACAAGCATTAACAGATGCATCACAAGAAGAAATTATAGACTTAGCTG CCATCCTTGGTTTCCATTCGATGATGAATCAAGATCAGTATCATGCATCGCTTTTAAATAAAGGACAACCGGTCGGATTAGGTTGGGATGGTATTACAAAAGCTTCTAAACCTAAATTATACCCTGTTGACCCTCCAAATATGACAGACCCCGATGAAACAGTGAAAAAAGTACAAGATGACGACAGCAAATTCATCGATTTAAATTGGAACAACATCAAG AATATATCGGATGAAAAACTCGACAGATTATTCGAGGCTTTATGCACCAATACGCACCTCGAAACGTTATCATTAGTGAATGTCGGTTTGGCTGATAGACACGTGGAAAAATTGGCGAGGGCCATCGAAGAGAACGGTACTTTAAGGGTGATTAATGTAGAAACGAATTTCATATCACCCCAAGGTACCGTCAGATTGGTAAAGGCTCTGCTCAAGAAGAAGACTGTTGAAGAATTTAGAGCTACCAATCAG AGGTCGCAAGTTTTGGGTAACAAAATAGAAATGGAAATCACCCAACTTATCGAGAAAAACCCAACGATATTGAGGCTGGGGTTACATTTAGAGTACAACGACGCCAGACATCGTATCGCCAAACATTTACAAAGAAACATCGATACCA AACGTCGTCGAGTGATGGCGAAATATCAAGTAACTTTAGGAAAAAAGGGAAACGCCATGAAAATTATCCGTGCTGATTAA
- the LOC130447145 gene encoding tropomodulin-1 isoform X6, translating into MEFFQEWSSVRKTSTKTTKTTMTTPAKLYGKDLSVYDDVDVDELLDKLTAEEISMLAKEADPDDSCLPPSLRTSYECEKDPTGPLNRKKLIEHINKEAIETPDRPELEPYVPGTVRGKKWVPPPPPLKEQEAEEQIAVDLGDEYEQALTDASQEEIIDLAAILGFHSMMNQDQYHASLLNKGQPVGLGWDGITKASKPKLYPVDPPNMTDPDETVKKVQDDDSKFIDLNWNNIKNISDEKLDRLFEALCTNTHLETLSLVNVGLADRHVEKLARAIEENGTLRVINVETNFISPQGTVRLVKALLKKKTVEEFRATNQRSQVLGNKIEMEITQLIEKNPTILRLGLHLEYNDARHRIAKHLQRNIDTIRKDLKLRLQFRFFNHRKTPLIK; encoded by the exons ACGTCCACAAAAACCACCAAAACCACAATGACCACCCCTGCAAAATTATATGGAAAAGATTTGAGTGTTTACGACGATGTCGATGTGGACGAGCTATTGGATAAATTGACCGCAGAAGAAATTAGTATGTTAGCAAAAGAAGCAGATCCGGAT gatAGCTGTTTACCCCCTTCTTTAAGAACGAGTTATGAATGTGAAAAGGATCCTACAGGTCCTTTgaataggaaaaaattgatagaacATATTAATAAGGAAGCTATAGAAACTCCAGACAGGCCAGAATTGGAGCCGTACGTTCCAGGAACAGTTCGAGGGAAAAAA TGGGTACCACCGCCTCCGCCTTTGAAAGAACAAGAGGCCGAAGAACAAATTGCAGTCGATTTAGGAGACGAATATGAACAAGCATTAACAGATGCATCACAAGAAGAAATTATAGACTTAGCTG CCATCCTTGGTTTCCATTCGATGATGAATCAAGATCAGTATCATGCATCGCTTTTAAATAAAGGACAACCGGTCGGATTAGGTTGGGATGGTATTACAAAAGCTTCTAAACCTAAATTATACCCTGTTGACCCTCCAAATATGACAGACCCCGATGAAACAGTGAAAAAAGTACAAGATGACGACAGCAAATTCATCGATTTAAATTGGAACAACATCAAG AATATATCGGATGAAAAACTCGACAGATTATTCGAGGCTTTATGCACCAATACGCACCTCGAAACGTTATCATTAGTGAATGTCGGTTTGGCTGATAGACACGTGGAAAAATTGGCGAGGGCCATCGAAGAGAACGGTACTTTAAGGGTGATTAATGTAGAAACGAATTTCATATCACCCCAAGGTACCGTCAGATTGGTAAAGGCTCTGCTCAAGAAGAAGACTGTTGAAGAATTTAGAGCTACCAATCAG AGGTCGCAAGTTTTGGGTAACAAAATAGAAATGGAAATCACCCAACTTATCGAGAAAAACCCAACGATATTGAGGCTGGGGTTACATTTAGAGTACAACGACGCCAGACATCGTATCGCCAAACATTTACAAAGAAACATCGATACCA TACGAAAAGACTTGAAATTGCGACTGCAGTTCAGGTTTTTTAACCATAGAAAAACACCCTTAATTAAATAA
- the LOC130447145 gene encoding tropomodulin isoform X7 produces the protein MTTPAKLYGKDLSVYDDVDVDELLDKLTAEEISMLAKEADPDDSCLPPSLRTSYECEKDPTGPLNRKKLIEHINKEAIETPDRPELEPYVPGTVRGKKWVPPPPPLKEQEAEEQIAVDLGDEYEQALTDASQEEIIDLAAILGFHSMMNQDQYHASLLNKGQPVGLGWDGITKASKPKLYPVDPPNMTDPDETVKKVQDDDSKFIDLNWNNIKNISDEKLDRLFEALCTNTHLETLSLVNVGLADRHVEKLARAIEENGTLRVINVETNFISPQGTVRLVKALLKKKTVEEFRATNQRSQVLGNKIEMEITQLIEKNPTILRLGLHLEYNDARHRIAKHLQRNIDTKRRRVMAKYQVTLGKKGNAMKIIRAD, from the exons ATGACCACCCCTGCAAAATTATATGGAAAAGATTTGAGTGTTTACGACGATGTCGATGTGGACGAGCTATTGGATAAATTGACCGCAGAAGAAATTAGTATGTTAGCAAAAGAAGCAGATCCGGAT gatAGCTGTTTACCCCCTTCTTTAAGAACGAGTTATGAATGTGAAAAGGATCCTACAGGTCCTTTgaataggaaaaaattgatagaacATATTAATAAGGAAGCTATAGAAACTCCAGACAGGCCAGAATTGGAGCCGTACGTTCCAGGAACAGTTCGAGGGAAAAAA TGGGTACCACCGCCTCCGCCTTTGAAAGAACAAGAGGCCGAAGAACAAATTGCAGTCGATTTAGGAGACGAATATGAACAAGCATTAACAGATGCATCACAAGAAGAAATTATAGACTTAGCTG CCATCCTTGGTTTCCATTCGATGATGAATCAAGATCAGTATCATGCATCGCTTTTAAATAAAGGACAACCGGTCGGATTAGGTTGGGATGGTATTACAAAAGCTTCTAAACCTAAATTATACCCTGTTGACCCTCCAAATATGACAGACCCCGATGAAACAGTGAAAAAAGTACAAGATGACGACAGCAAATTCATCGATTTAAATTGGAACAACATCAAG AATATATCGGATGAAAAACTCGACAGATTATTCGAGGCTTTATGCACCAATACGCACCTCGAAACGTTATCATTAGTGAATGTCGGTTTGGCTGATAGACACGTGGAAAAATTGGCGAGGGCCATCGAAGAGAACGGTACTTTAAGGGTGATTAATGTAGAAACGAATTTCATATCACCCCAAGGTACCGTCAGATTGGTAAAGGCTCTGCTCAAGAAGAAGACTGTTGAAGAATTTAGAGCTACCAATCAG AGGTCGCAAGTTTTGGGTAACAAAATAGAAATGGAAATCACCCAACTTATCGAGAAAAACCCAACGATATTGAGGCTGGGGTTACATTTAGAGTACAACGACGCCAGACATCGTATCGCCAAACATTTACAAAGAAACATCGATACCA AACGTCGTCGAGTGATGGCGAAATATCAAGTAACTTTAGGAAAAAAGGGAAACGCCATGAAAATTATCCGTGCTGATTAA
- the LOC130447145 gene encoding tropomodulin isoform X8: MTTPAKLYGKDLSVYDDVDVDELLDKLTAEEISMLAKEADPDDSCLPPSLRTSYECEKDPTGPLNRKKLIEHINKEAIETPDRPELEPYVPGTVRGKKWVPPPPPLKEQEAEEQIAVDLGDEYEQALTDASQEEIIDLAAILGFHSMMNQDQYHASLLNKGQPVGLGWDGITKASKPKLYPVDPPNMTDPDETVKKVQDDDSKFIDLNWNNIKNISDEKLDRLFEALCTNTHLETLSLVNVGLADRHVEKLARAIEENGTLRVINVETNFISPQGTVRLVKALLKKKTVEEFRATNQRSQVLGNKIEMEITQLIEKNPTILRLGLHLEYNDARHRIAKHLQRNIDTIRKDLKLRLQFRFFNHRKTPLIK, from the exons ATGACCACCCCTGCAAAATTATATGGAAAAGATTTGAGTGTTTACGACGATGTCGATGTGGACGAGCTATTGGATAAATTGACCGCAGAAGAAATTAGTATGTTAGCAAAAGAAGCAGATCCGGAT gatAGCTGTTTACCCCCTTCTTTAAGAACGAGTTATGAATGTGAAAAGGATCCTACAGGTCCTTTgaataggaaaaaattgatagaacATATTAATAAGGAAGCTATAGAAACTCCAGACAGGCCAGAATTGGAGCCGTACGTTCCAGGAACAGTTCGAGGGAAAAAA TGGGTACCACCGCCTCCGCCTTTGAAAGAACAAGAGGCCGAAGAACAAATTGCAGTCGATTTAGGAGACGAATATGAACAAGCATTAACAGATGCATCACAAGAAGAAATTATAGACTTAGCTG CCATCCTTGGTTTCCATTCGATGATGAATCAAGATCAGTATCATGCATCGCTTTTAAATAAAGGACAACCGGTCGGATTAGGTTGGGATGGTATTACAAAAGCTTCTAAACCTAAATTATACCCTGTTGACCCTCCAAATATGACAGACCCCGATGAAACAGTGAAAAAAGTACAAGATGACGACAGCAAATTCATCGATTTAAATTGGAACAACATCAAG AATATATCGGATGAAAAACTCGACAGATTATTCGAGGCTTTATGCACCAATACGCACCTCGAAACGTTATCATTAGTGAATGTCGGTTTGGCTGATAGACACGTGGAAAAATTGGCGAGGGCCATCGAAGAGAACGGTACTTTAAGGGTGATTAATGTAGAAACGAATTTCATATCACCCCAAGGTACCGTCAGATTGGTAAAGGCTCTGCTCAAGAAGAAGACTGTTGAAGAATTTAGAGCTACCAATCAG AGGTCGCAAGTTTTGGGTAACAAAATAGAAATGGAAATCACCCAACTTATCGAGAAAAACCCAACGATATTGAGGCTGGGGTTACATTTAGAGTACAACGACGCCAGACATCGTATCGCCAAACATTTACAAAGAAACATCGATACCA TACGAAAAGACTTGAAATTGCGACTGCAGTTCAGGTTTTTTAACCATAGAAAAACACCCTTAATTAAATAA
- the LOC130447136 gene encoding serine/threonine-protein kinase prpf4B-like, giving the protein MNRDRFNLHDELNAREQLKDRDRFKFHDELNAREQLKDRDRFNLHDELNAREQLKDRDRFNLHDELNAREQLKDRDRFNLHDELNAREQLKDRDRFNLHDELNAREQLKDRDRFNLHDELNAREHLKDRDHFKFHDELKDREQLKDRDRFNLHDGLNAREQLKDRDRFKFHDELNAREQLKDRDHFNLHDELNAREQLKDRDRFNLHDELNAREQLKDRDHFKFHDRDRFNLHDELNAREHLKDRDHFKFHDELNAREQLKDRDRFNLHDELNAREQLKDRDHFKFHDELNAREQLKDRDRFNLHDELNAREQLKDRDCFNLHDELNAREQLKERSRSF; this is encoded by the exons ATGA ATCGCGATCGTTTTAACCTTCACGATGAATTGAACGCTCGCGAACAGTTGAAAGATCGCGATCGTTTTAAATTTCACGATGAATTGAACGCTCGCGAACAGTTGAAAGATCGCGATCGTTTTAACCTTCACGATGAATTGAACGCTCGCGAACAGTTGAAAGATCGCGATCGTTTTAACCTTCACGATGAGTTGAACGCTCGCGAACAGTTGAAAGATCGCGATCGTTTTAACCTTCACGATGAGTTGAACGCTCGCGAACAGTTGAAAGATCGCGATCGTTTTAACCTTCACGATGAGTTGAACGCTCGCGAACAGTTGAAAGATCGCGATCGTTTTAACCTTCACGACGAGTTGAACGCTCGCGAACATTTGAAAGATCGcgatcattttaaatttcacgATGAGTTGAAAGATCGCGAACAGTTGAAAGATCGCGATCGTTTTAACCTTCACGATGGGTTGAACGCTCGCGAACAGTTGAAAGATCGCGATCGTTTTAAATTTCACGATGAATTGAACGCTCGCGAACAGTTGAAAGATCGCGATCATTTTAACCTTCACGATGAGTTGAACGCTCGCGAACAGTTGAAAGATCGCGATCGTTTTAACCTTCACGATGAGTTGAACGCTCGCGAACAGTTGAAAGATCGcgatcattttaaatttcacg ATCGCGATCGTTTTAACCTTCACGATGAGTTGAACGCTCGCGAACATTTGAAAGATCGcgatcattttaaatttcacgATGAGTTGAACGCTCGCGAACAGTTGAAAGATCGCGATCGTTTTAACCTTCACGATGAGTTGAACGCTCGCGAACAGTTGAAAGATCGcgatcattttaaatttcacgATGAGTTGAACGCTCGCGAACAGTTGAAAGATCGCGATCGTTTTAACCTTCACGATGAGTTGAACGCTCGCGAACAGTTGAAAGATCGCGATTGTTTTAACCTTCACGATGAATTGAACGCTCGCGAACAGTTGAAAGAAAGATCGCGATCGTTTTAA